Proteins from a genomic interval of Pseudodesulfovibrio nedwellii:
- a CDS encoding phage regulatory CII family protein yields the protein MFDKNVTKVVQDCILDSGIQAKVVAKKINKPYSTLMREINPFDVSAKLGAETLLEIMKVTHDIRPLKYMATEMGFNLDGCSA from the coding sequence ATGTTTGATAAGAACGTGACCAAGGTGGTTCAGGACTGTATCCTCGACAGCGGTATTCAGGCCAAAGTTGTAGCCAAAAAAATCAACAAGCCGTATTCCACACTCATGCGTGAAATCAACCCCTTCGATGTCAGCGCTAAACTGGGCGCAGAAACCTTGCTGGAAATCATGAAGGTAACACACGACATTCGCCCTTTGAAATATATGGCCACCGAAATGGGTTTCAACCTAGACGGATGTAGCGCATAA
- a CDS encoding ATP-binding protein, with translation MTPDTRTLTKAHSLSRRAAILQMGLIGIIVLCFSAAIIGFNAYRLKLHLSDQTQNISHLARTSLASAVWQVDHASAKDFIDAVFQDETVVFAQVVTGREIMAVKTRPRFADKNFTFFKNNRQFLTSSVEIKKYGDWIGTFRLAVSTERYHQEIGIYVIATLILAMLLIGAISLTSYLFTRKKFFAPLKRIETSAAFIADGDLDAYIDTSAPNELGNLARAIDDMRESLRHLIDDLQEANSKLQNHQNILETTVKKRTEELEAKNLSLNAALEEIRNSKKTAEVANQAKSSFLASMSHEIRTPMNAILGMADILWETKLSEDQAKYVNVFRTAGESLLEILDDILDLSKIEAGHLKLESTWFSLKETMDKMCTIINTKAQQKGLSLACTIPPQVPDRLQGDPTRLRQILLNLLGNAVKFTDSGSVNLAVQTAPGPAGKTTLQFSITDTGMGISGDKLSTIFDSFTQADSSTTREFGGTGLGLAISKQLTQLMDGRIWAESTPGRGSTFHFTVCFNADSKAESSPGEGLIEGDEKPLPETNILMMEDSKYNAFVIQTYLKGTQCLLTVVENGKEGFEIFKQGGWDLILMDIQMPLMDGYSTTQAIRTWESEQNATPIPIAAMTAHALEEDAKRCLDAGANLHIPKPVKKSTLFDAIRQMTDSTSTKNTGTDND, from the coding sequence ATGACCCCGGACACACGCACGCTGACCAAAGCACATTCTCTCAGCCGCAGAGCCGCCATTCTGCAAATGGGTCTGATCGGCATCATCGTTCTTTGTTTTTCTGCCGCCATTATTGGATTCAATGCCTACCGGCTAAAACTGCACCTTTCCGATCAAACCCAAAATATTTCCCATCTAGCCAGAACCAGCCTTGCTTCCGCTGTCTGGCAGGTCGACCACGCTTCAGCTAAAGACTTTATCGACGCGGTCTTTCAGGATGAAACGGTAGTGTTTGCACAGGTTGTCACTGGCCGAGAAATCATGGCCGTTAAAACCCGTCCTCGGTTCGCCGACAAAAACTTCACTTTTTTCAAAAACAACCGACAATTTCTGACAAGTTCCGTGGAAATCAAAAAATACGGAGACTGGATCGGCACGTTCCGCCTCGCAGTTTCCACGGAGAGATACCATCAGGAAATTGGCATTTACGTCATTGCCACCCTGATTCTTGCCATGTTGCTCATCGGGGCGATCTCCCTGACGTCGTATTTATTCACACGGAAAAAGTTTTTTGCCCCGCTCAAACGAATTGAGACATCCGCAGCCTTTATCGCGGACGGAGATCTTGATGCCTACATCGACACCTCTGCTCCCAATGAACTCGGAAATCTTGCACGAGCTATTGATGACATGCGAGAATCCCTTCGCCACCTCATTGATGACCTTCAGGAAGCCAACTCCAAACTGCAAAACCACCAAAATATCCTGGAAACAACCGTCAAAAAACGCACCGAAGAACTTGAGGCCAAGAACCTTTCTTTGAACGCGGCACTCGAAGAAATACGCAATTCCAAAAAAACCGCTGAAGTCGCCAACCAGGCAAAGAGTAGTTTTCTCGCGAGCATGAGCCACGAAATTCGCACACCTATGAATGCCATCCTCGGTATGGCCGATATTCTCTGGGAAACAAAACTCTCCGAAGATCAAGCAAAATATGTCAATGTTTTCCGCACTGCCGGAGAAAGCCTTTTGGAAATCCTCGACGATATTCTGGACTTGTCAAAAATTGAAGCCGGACATTTGAAGCTGGAGTCCACATGGTTCTCACTCAAAGAAACTATGGACAAAATGTGCACCATCATTAACACCAAGGCACAACAAAAAGGGCTGTCGCTGGCCTGCACAATTCCTCCGCAAGTTCCTGATCGGCTGCAAGGTGATCCAACACGACTCAGACAGATCTTACTCAATCTGCTCGGTAACGCCGTCAAATTTACCGACTCCGGCTCCGTAAATCTCGCGGTTCAAACAGCACCCGGTCCCGCTGGCAAAACCACCCTCCAATTTTCCATTACGGACACGGGTATGGGAATATCCGGCGACAAACTCTCTACAATTTTCGATTCCTTTACCCAAGCGGACAGTTCCACGACCCGCGAATTCGGCGGCACTGGCCTAGGGCTGGCCATCAGTAAACAATTGACACAGCTTATGGATGGACGCATCTGGGCAGAAAGCACACCGGGACGCGGCAGCACGTTCCACTTTACTGTCTGTTTCAACGCTGACTCAAAAGCCGAATCAAGCCCCGGCGAGGGACTGATTGAAGGCGATGAAAAGCCGTTGCCCGAGACAAACATCCTCATGATGGAAGATTCCAAATACAACGCTTTCGTCATCCAGACCTATTTAAAAGGCACGCAATGTCTCCTAACCGTGGTGGAAAACGGCAAGGAAGGATTTGAAATTTTCAAACAGGGCGGATGGGACCTGATTCTCATGGATATTCAAATGCCACTGATGGACGGTTATTCAACTACACAGGCTATCCGTACATGGGAATCCGAACAAAACGCCACCCCCATTCCCATTGCCGCAATGACGGCGCACGCACTGGAGGAAGATGCCAAACGATGCCTCGACGCAGGAGCGAATCTGCATATTCCCAAGCCGGTCAAAAAAAGCACACTTTTTGATGCCATTCGCCAAATGACAGACTCAACATCTACCAAGAACACGGGGACTGACAATGACTAA
- a CDS encoding alpha/beta hydrolase, which produces MTKPTLIWCHGSLSHPWGAKSKALAATAKELGLSMEAPDFQNIENADERVEHLVKRLKALDGPPILVGSSMGGYVAAAAARHVKTKGLFLLAPAFYLQGYALHVFTNLPKKLTVIHGWTDDVVPVDNSLRFAKTHKANLHVFNDTHRLENSTDRLCAIFNRFLITVTA; this is translated from the coding sequence ATGACTAAACCGACTCTCATCTGGTGCCATGGTTCTCTCAGCCACCCCTGGGGAGCCAAGAGCAAAGCCTTGGCGGCAACGGCTAAAGAGTTGGGATTGTCCATGGAAGCCCCAGACTTTCAAAATATTGAAAATGCGGACGAACGGGTTGAGCATCTTGTGAAACGCCTGAAAGCACTTGATGGTCCACCCATTCTTGTTGGATCGAGCATGGGAGGATATGTCGCTGCAGCGGCTGCCAGGCATGTGAAAACCAAAGGCCTTTTTCTGTTGGCTCCGGCTTTCTATCTTCAAGGTTATGCCCTGCACGTCTTCACTAACCTGCCAAAAAAGCTTACAGTTATTCATGGATGGACCGATGACGTCGTCCCCGTTGACAATTCTTTGCGCTTTGCCAAAACCCACAAGGCGAATCTCCACGTCTTCAACGACACACACAGGTTAGAAAACAGCACGGACAGACTGTGCGCGATATTCAACCGTTTCCTGATAACTGTCACAGCCTAG
- a CDS encoding rhodanese-like domain-containing protein: protein MIVTLLCPLIPAHAQEDFPLRPYYPEVTPITTDKLMAEYDITVIVDIRSRLEYEVARINKAILLPLTLENFADKLEEVRPKHSAKPMAFYCNGHSCAKSYQAAQLALSLGFENVFVYDGGIFDWITAIPKRGTLMGETPARADRIIDSQKFLQHQISYDEFLAASKEPNTVVIDIRDPFQRDSGPRIDDIRNIPLDPLLDLVTSRIWTEKKLLFFDAVGKQIRWLQYFLNAYDYFDYAFLEGGMRAIANDPTKIKPVIETDQTVITSQSMLLKLTADQRLDNADRKVISYLLANIKFNNYVVIDINDVSRDTGISSSLLTNSMKKLTTFGYATHSIMQGMLIAQVDPRLAWKGDPDSPLWNHKVKEFDAAIQQ, encoded by the coding sequence ATGATTGTGACACTTCTGTGCCCGCTCATACCGGCCCACGCTCAGGAAGATTTTCCACTGCGCCCATATTACCCGGAAGTCACCCCCATCACGACAGACAAACTCATGGCAGAGTATGATATAACCGTGATCGTCGACATCCGATCTCGACTCGAATACGAGGTTGCCCGCATCAACAAGGCAATCCTCCTCCCCCTCACCTTAGAAAACTTTGCCGACAAACTGGAAGAAGTCCGTCCAAAACACAGCGCAAAACCAATGGCCTTTTATTGTAACGGTCATTCCTGCGCCAAAAGCTATCAGGCGGCCCAGCTCGCCCTCTCCCTCGGATTCGAAAACGTTTTCGTATATGACGGTGGCATTTTTGACTGGATTACCGCCATCCCGAAAAGGGGAACGCTCATGGGGGAAACACCGGCCCGCGCAGACCGTATTATCGATTCCCAAAAATTTCTCCAGCACCAGATTTCCTATGACGAATTCTTGGCTGCTTCCAAAGAACCAAACACGGTTGTCATTGATATCCGTGATCCATTCCAACGAGACAGCGGCCCCAGAATCGACGACATTCGCAACATCCCGCTGGACCCACTCCTTGACCTTGTAACATCTCGTATCTGGACAGAAAAAAAACTCCTCTTTTTTGATGCCGTCGGCAAACAAATTCGTTGGCTGCAATACTTCCTGAACGCTTATGATTACTTCGATTACGCGTTCCTCGAAGGCGGCATGCGTGCCATTGCCAACGATCCCACCAAGATCAAACCCGTCATTGAAACCGACCAGACAGTCATTACCAGCCAGTCCATGCTTCTCAAACTGACGGCAGATCAACGACTGGACAATGCCGATCGCAAAGTCATCAGTTATCTGCTTGCCAACATCAAATTCAACAATTACGTGGTAATCGACATTAATGACGTCAGCCGGGACACGGGTATCAGCTCATCCCTGCTTACCAATTCAATGAAAAAACTCACCACTTTCGGTTACGCAACACACTCGATAATGCAAGGGATGCTCATCGCACAGGTTGACCCGCGTCTAGCCTGGAAAGGCGACCCCGACAGCCCACTCTGGAATCACAAAGTCAAGGAATTCGATGCTGCCATTCAACAATAG
- a CDS encoding ABC transporter substrate-binding protein, with protein MLLIAALAIALSPVYAQALDKTSLVLQWLPQAQFAGYFVAKDKGFYEEEGIDLTLISGGPDVLASEQLDAGNAEFATLFLTTGLQRRTTLPIVNIGQFVQRSALMLIAKKSSCITSFKDLNGKKIGLWGNEFQIQARALFRQMNLKVTVVPQSSSLDLFLRGGVHAASGMWYNEYHTLLTYGLDEEELHPLFFNDAGLNFPEDGIYCLEQTVEMRPELCQKLVRATIKGWEYTFAHQDEALDIVMHRMQSARVPANRAHQRWMLKRMEDIIMTDEAATMGVLRKDDFERVRQTLLDTGFLDTAPTFEEFYKGALQ; from the coding sequence ATGTTGCTGATTGCGGCCTTGGCCATCGCATTGTCCCCTGTCTATGCGCAGGCTTTGGACAAGACGAGCCTTGTTCTGCAGTGGCTTCCACAGGCTCAATTTGCCGGATATTTCGTAGCCAAGGACAAAGGTTTCTATGAGGAAGAAGGCATTGACCTCACCCTTATATCTGGTGGCCCGGATGTACTTGCCAGTGAACAACTCGACGCTGGCAACGCGGAATTCGCCACCCTATTTCTCACAACAGGTCTACAACGAAGGACAACCCTGCCTATCGTCAACATCGGCCAGTTCGTGCAACGGTCGGCACTCATGCTCATTGCCAAAAAATCCTCGTGCATTACCTCGTTCAAAGACTTGAATGGCAAAAAAATCGGCCTGTGGGGTAACGAATTCCAAATTCAGGCTCGAGCCCTCTTTCGTCAAATGAACCTCAAGGTAACAGTGGTTCCGCAGTCCTCTTCGCTTGACCTATTCCTGCGCGGCGGAGTCCATGCAGCCTCAGGCATGTGGTATAATGAATATCACACACTTCTTACCTACGGTCTTGATGAAGAAGAACTCCACCCCTTGTTTTTCAATGATGCCGGCCTAAATTTCCCGGAAGATGGCATATACTGTCTGGAACAAACGGTCGAAATGCGCCCCGAACTGTGCCAAAAGCTGGTCCGGGCCACCATCAAGGGTTGGGAATACACCTTTGCCCATCAGGATGAAGCTCTCGATATAGTCATGCACCGCATGCAATCAGCTAGAGTCCCGGCAAACCGCGCACATCAGCGATGGATGCTGAAACGAATGGAAGATATCATCATGACCGATGAAGCCGCCACCATGGGAGTCCTTCGCAAGGACGACTTTGAACGGGTTCGTCAAACGTTGCTGGATACCGGTTTTCTAGATACAGCCCCAACTTTCGAAGAATTCTACAAAGGGGCACTCCAATGA